From Penicillium digitatum chromosome 5, complete sequence, one genomic window encodes:
- a CDS encoding Acetoacetyl-coa synthetase, putative, with product MPHIEIVEPEVKELWRSSSPEATQVYDFMTKVNKKYGLTLNDYNALWKWSVSEPAQFWEEIWHYTKIHAHKPYQQILDSKDVLFPRPSFFEGSTLNFAENLLYPARAPDEDSVAVIGATEAAREFISWKELRERVRLCANALKEAGLKTGDRVAGFVGNHANTVVAMLAAASIGAFWTGVSPDTGVHAVLERLKQIQPKILFADNGSFYNGKVHSSQVKVREIVSELPDLELLVLLITTPELEVNLDDLRPANGKAKVYDDFVSEVKNPQVPLEFASLRPDHPVYILYSSGTTGAPKPIVHGSLGTLLQHKKEHLLHCDIRPGDRLFYFTTTTWMMWHWLVSGLASGATIVLYDGSPFRPFDDEGGKGEMAMPRLIEELQITHFGTSAKYLSLLEQAALNPRKHAHRPVSLKTLRAIFSTGSPLAPSTFEYVYSSFHHDIMLGSITGGTDILSLFASGCPILPVHRGEIQCRSLGMDISVFDYAGNDISATGEPGDLVCITPFPAQPVMFWPPGSIGSEKYRKSYFDVFGPSVWHHGDYVRFNPQTGGVVMLGRSDGVLKPSGVRFGSAEIYNILLKHFADDVEDSLCIGRRREGIDTDETVVLFIRLTSGNESGMPADLAARIQSTIRKELSPRHVPGIIDACPEIPVTSNGKKVENAVKQILCGLNIKIGASVANASCLDWYRTWASEHP from the exons ATGCCTCATATCGAGATCGTTGAGCCGGAGGTCAAGGAGCTCTGGCGGTCCTCCTCTCCTGAGGCCACCCAGGTCTATGATTTCATGACTAAAGTGAACAAGAAGTATGGCTTGACACTGAATGACTACAACGCTCTCTGGAAATGGAGCGTCTCTGAACCAGCCCAATTCTGGGAGGAAATATGGCACTATACAAAAATCCATGCACATAAGCCTTACCAACAG ATCCTTGATTCAAAAGATGTGCTTTTTCCCAGACCTTCGTTTTTCGAAGGCAGCACTTTAAACTTCGCCGAGAATCTGTTGTATCCCGCCAGGGCGCCGGATGAAGATTCCGTGGCAGTGATTGGCGCCACCGAAGCTGCCCGCGAATTTATTTCGTGGAAGGAGCTGCGAGAACGAGTTCGGCTATGTGCAAACGCTTTGAAAGAGGCAGGTCTGAAGACCGGTGATCGTGTCGCAGGCTTCGTAGGCAATCATGCTAATACCGTCGTGGCGATGTTGGCCGCAGCCTCAATCGGAGCCTTTTGGACTGGCGTGTCACCTGACACCGGTGTGCATGCCGTATTGGAACGCTTGAAGCAGATCCAACCTAAGATTCTCTTTGCGGACAATGGCTCCTTCTACAATGGCAAGGTGCATAGCTCACAGGTCAAGGTACGGGAGATTGTCTCTGAATTGCCAGATCTTGAGCTTTTGGTGCTCCTTATCACTACCCCGGAACTTGAAGTTAACCTAGATGATCTTCGACCTGCAAATGGGAAAGCGAAGGTTTATGATGATTTCGTGTCGGAAGTCAAGAACCCCCAGGTGCCATTGGAGTTTGCAAGCTTGAGGCCGGATCATCCTGTCTATATCTTGTACTCATCCGGTACAACAGGCGCTCCCAAGCCTATCGTTCATGGGTCTCTGGGCACATTGTTGCAACACAAGAAAGAGCATCTTCTTCACTGTGACATTCGACCAGGTGATCGTTTGTTCTACTTCACAACCACAACTTGGATGATGTGGCACTGGCTGGTATCGGGCTTGGCCAGTGGAGCAACAATTGTTTTGTACGATGGTTCACCCTTCCGACCCTTTGACGATGAAGGCGGAAAGGGAGAAATGGCCATGCCGCGGCTGATTGAAGAGCTTCAAATCACCCATTTCGGTACATCAGCTAAAtacctctctctcctcgaACAAGCCGCTTTGAACCCGCGCAAGCATGCCCATCGGCCAGTGTCACTAAAGACCCTAAGAGCCATCTTCAGTACTGGATCTCCACTGGCACCATCGACATTCGAATACGTTTATTCCTCTTTCCACCACGACATCATGCTTGGTTCCATCACCGGTGGCACAGACATACTCTCTCTGTTCGCCTCCGGCTGCCCTATTCTCCCAGTTCACAGAGGAGAAATCCAATGTCGCTCTTTGGGCATGGACATTTCAGTGTTCGACTATGCTGGCAATGACATCAGTGCAACAGGCGAACCCGGTGATCTTGTCTGCATCACGCCCTTCCCGGCCCAACCAGTCATGTTCTGGCCCCCGGGGTCAATAGGCTCGGAGAAGTACCGGAAGAGCTACTTCGACGTTTTCGGACCCTCGGTCTGGCACCACGGAGACTACGTGCGCTTCAACCCACAAACCGGAGGTGTGGTCATGCTAGGCCGCAGCGACGGTGTACTCAAGCCATCTGGAGTGCGATTTGGCAGTGCCGAGATTTACAATATTCTTCTCAAGCATTTCGCTGATGATGTGGAAGATTCTCTTTGCATTGGCCGGAGGCGAGAAGGCATCGATACCGATGAGACTGTCGTTCTGTTTATCCGACTTACTTCTGGCAACGAGTCCGGTATGCCGGCAGATCTTGCAGCACGCATTCAGTCCACCATTCGCAAGGAACTTAGCCCCCGCCATGTCCCTGGTATCATTGACGCATGTCCCGAGATCCCGGTGACTTCCAATGGTAAGAAGGTCGAGAATGCTGTCAAGCAGATTCTGTGTGGGCTTAACATCAAGATTGGTGCGAGTGTTGCGAATGCTTCATGTCTTGATTGGTATAGAACCTGGGCCTCGGAACACCCTTAG
- a CDS encoding MFS sugar transporter, putative, with product MGLLMTRKRAYNWYISCVAASCMVLYGYDASVFNSVQGSKNWLAWMNNPNAATIGSINTAYTVGAIFGGFFLGGPCADFLGRKLGMGIGCALVTVATFMQAFSPRHDLACFLAGRCIIGIGQGIALTAGPIYIGELAPSEIRGKIMTFWQMFYSVGSFICFWINFACTKNVPKLGEWDWKLVVIFQLLVPVLILVLLPTIPGSPRWYIQKGNNIEKAREALQRVRDTEEEVEQELLEIREAIEYEREAISSNYSALWKDKSLRKRMGLALILNAGQQITGQGSLNSYSTKIYQKVFTSGSQIALINALNATFGIFFTLNAVWIIDRFGRKFLLIVGGIGMGFCMIIVSAVETETPQLANGAKSEPVGISIVFLLFLFIFFYKPSWGATVWIWTSEIFSMNVRAQAVGMASQTQNIANAIVQQFFPIFLDHEGFYAFYMFAGINFLLALFVWFFVPETKQVPLEEINTLFGGANHVSRGEEVLAHQKGIQMSHNGGEKPDAVTVEYARN from the exons ATGGGCCTTTTAATGACCCGCAAGAGAGCGTACAATTG GTACATCTCTTGTGTCGCGGCATCCTGCATGGTACTTTACGGCTACGATGCATCTGTGTTCAACTCCGTTCAAGGCTCCAAGAACTGGCTGGCTTGGATGAACAACCCAAATGCGGCGACAATCGGCTCTATTAATACAGCCTACACGGTCGGCGCTATCTTTGGTGGTTTCTTCCTGGGAGGACCATGTGCAGATTTCCTGGGCCGCAAGCTTGGAATGGGCATTGGCTGTGCTTTGGTCACTGTTGCCACCTTTATGCAAGCCTTCTCTCCTCGCCACGATCTTGCTTGCTTCCTTGCAGGTAGATGTATCATTGGTATTGGTCAGGGTATTGCATTGA CTGCTGGCCCTATCTACATTGGTGAACTAGCCCCATCTGAGATCCGTGGCAAAATCATGACTTTCTGGCAGATGTTCTACTCTGTTGGATCGTTCATCTGCTTTTGGATCAACTTTGCCTGCACCAAGAATGTCCCTAAGCTGGGCGAGTGGGACTGGAAGTTGGTGGTCATTTTCCAGCTTTTGGTTCCTGTTCTGATCCTTGTCCTCCTACCGACCATCCCTGGCAGCCCTCGTTG GTACATTCAAAAAGGCAACAACATCGAAAAAGCTCGCGAAGCCCTGCAAAGGGTTCGTGATACTGAGGAGGAAGTCGAGCAAGAACTGCTGGAGATTCGTGAAGCCATCGAATACGAGAGGGAAGCCATCTCTAGCAACTACTCTGCTCTCTGGAAGGACAAGTCTCTCCGTAAGCGCATGGGTCTGGCACTGATCCTCAATGCTGGCCAACAGATCACTGGACAAGGCTCGCTCAACTCATACTCCACCAAGATCTACCAGAAGGTGTTTACCAGCGGTAGTCAGATTGCTCTGATCAACGCTCTGAATGCCACCTTCGGAATCTTTTTCACCCTAAACGCCGTCTGGATCATTGATCGATTCGGAAGAAAGTTCCTTCTGATTGTCGGTGGTATCGGCATGGGGTTCTGCATGATCATTGTCTCTGCCGTCGAAACAGAAACACCCCAACTCGCCAATGGAGCCAAGTCAGAACCTGTCGGTATTTCGATTGTATTCCTTTTGTTCTtgttcatcttcttct ATAAACCGTCTTGGGGCGCAACAGTGTGGATTTGGACGTCCGAGATCTTTTCGATGAATGTCCGCGCCCAGGCCGTGGGTATGGCATCCCAGACGCAGAACATCGCCAACGCCATCGTGCAGCAATTCTTCCCTATTTTCCTCGACCACGAGGGTTTCTACGCCTTCTACATGTTTGCCGGAATCAACTTCCTCCTTGCACTCTTCGTCTGGTTCTTTGTTCCGGAGACCAAGCAGGTTCCCCTTGAGGAGATCAATACTCTTTTTGGTGGTGCCAACCACGTTTCTCGGGGAGAGGAGGTGCTGGCACATCAGAAGGGAATTCAGATGAGCCACAACGGTGGCGAAAAGCCTGATGCTGTCACTGTCGAGTATGCTCGGAATTAG
- a CDS encoding Putative Small secreted protein — MQLTNLIALLIAPAIVAATLHPASSNTKGYRPSRLNCGAAKVSRAIQAAECSHNTRTSTTQTFAVFETDHQYDSSHGAPYGTCTAYTCAPPASHELVASSDSWIFYWGNGGNSAGFGTTCIKSPKTGECGCENSNGVFVAGSNSCV; from the exons ATGCAGCTCACCAACCTCATCGCCTTGCTTATTGCACCAGCTATTGTGGCAGCTACCCTCCACCCAGCTTCGTCGAACACCAAGGGTTACAGACCGAGTAGACTAAACTGCGGTG CTGCAAAGGTCTCTAGGGCCATCCAAGCGGCCGAGTGCTCCCACAACACTCGCACTTCCACCACCCAAACATTCGCTGTCTTCGAGACTGACCACCAATACGACTCCTCTCACGGTGCTCCCTACGGCACATGCACTGCGTATACCTGCGCTCCCCCTGCCAGTCATGAGTTGGTGGCGAGCTCGGACTCCTGGATCTTCTATTGGGGCAATGGTGGAAACAGCGCCGGATTCGGCACGACCTGTATCAAGTCTCCCAAGACCGGAGAGTGTGGCTGTGAGAACTCGAACGGTGTTTTTGTTGCCGGTAGCAATAGCTGCGTTTAG
- a CDS encoding Mitochondrial processing peptidase alpha subunit, putative, with the protein MRRTALRAIESAKPLTRAPRAVSRSLSTINDSAKDPAELEQITTLPNGVRVATESLPGPFSGVGVYVDAGSRYEDESLRGVSHIMDRLAFKSTKARSGDEMLEILESLGGNIQCASSRESLMYQSASFNSAVPTTLGLLAETIRDPLITEEEVIQQLATAEYEIGEIWAKPELILPELVHMTAYADNTLGNPLLCPEERLGEINKAVVEQYRELFFNPDRMVVAFAGVPHGEAVKLTEQYFGDMKPRDISKTKGPVLSGSGIETTLSDSQAAAHEGQVPTVPSFTPSSTISSPAASQKTQTSLLSKLPFLKNLTSSKNSTVEPLHSSLVKPSALNLRQPAHYTGGFIALPSIPPPASPMLPRLSHIHLAFEALPISSPDIYALATLQTLLGGGGSFSAGGPGKGMYSRLYTNVLNQHGWVESCIAFNHSYTDSGIFGISASCSPTRITEMIEVMCRELQSLTLDTGYSSLQAQEVNRAKNQLRSSLLMNLESRMVELEDLGRQVQVHGRKVSVREMCEQIESLTVDDLRRVARKVFGGQVENEGKGTGKPTVVLQEGELEGYKPRSFPWEEIQERIARWKLGRR; encoded by the exons ATGCGCCGCACAGCATTACGGGCCATTGAGTCCGCGAAGCCATTGACAAGAGCTCCTCGCGCGGTGTCAAGAAGCCTCTCTACCATCAATGACTCGGCCAAG GATCCCGCCGAGCTAGAACAAATCACCACACTTCCAAATGGGGTTCGCGTCGCCACGGAATCATTACCGGGTCCCTTCTCTGGTGTCGGAGTTTACGTCGATGCCGGATCTCGTTACGAAGATGAGAGCTTGCGCGGAGTCAGCCATATAATGGACCGCTTAGCCTTCAAGTCTACCAAGGCGCGGAGCGGAGATGAAATGCTTGAGATTCTTGAGTCTCTGGGTGGTAACATCCAGTGTGCCTCATCTCGGGAATCGTTGATGTACCAGTCTGCCAGTTTCAACTCGGCTGTTCCTACCACGCTCGGTCTGCTCGCAGAGACAATCCGCGATCCTCTTATCACCGAAGAGGAGGTTATTCAACAACTCGCAACAGCAGAGTACGAGATCGGCGAGATTTGGGCGAAGCCGGAACTCATTCTTCCGGAATTGGTGCACATGACTGCATACGCCGACAACACTCTTGGAAACCCGTTATTGTGCCCGGAAGAACGGTTAGGCGAAATCAACAAGGCAGTGGTGGAGCAGTACAGGGAACTTTTCTTCAACCCGGATCGGATGGTAGTTGCGTTTGCCGGAGTGCCACACGGGGAGGCTGTTAAGCTCACAGAACAGTACTTTGGCGACATGAAGCCGAGGGACATCAGCAAGACCAAGGGTCCTGTACTGTCAGGCAGTGGAATCGAAACCACACTGTCTGATTCCCAAGCAGCCGCCCACGAAGGCCAGGTGCCGACCGTTCCTTCCTTCACACCCTCATCGACAATCAGCAGCCCGGCTGCTTCCCAAAAAACACAAACTTCGCTCTTGTCGAAGCTTCCATTCCTCAAGAACCTCACTTCCTCCAAGAACTCTACAGTCGAGCCTCTCCACTCATCCCTGGTTAAGCCATCCGCGCTAAACCTCCGCCAACCTGCTCACTACACGGGCGGCTTCATTGCCCTCCCTTCGATTCCTCCGCCAGCAAGCCCCATGCTTCCCCGCCTGAGTCACATCCACCTTGCATTCGAGGCTCTCCCCATCTCCTCGCCTGATATCTATGCTCTCGCTACTCTCCAGACCCtccttggtggtggtggctcATTCTCGGCCGGTGGCCCTGGCAAGGGTATGTACTCGCGACTCTACACTAACGTGCTGAACCAGCACGGTTGGGTCGAGAGCTGTATTGCTTTCAACCACAGTTACACGGACAGTGGAATCTTCGGAATTTCCGCATCCTGCAGTCCGACCCGAATCACGGAGATGATCGAGGTCATGTGCCGTGAGTTGCAGTCCCTGACCTTGGACACTGGCTACAGCTCGCTGCAAGCGCAGGAAGTCAACCGTGCGAAGAACCAGCTCCGTTCCTCGCTGCTCATGAACCTGGAGTCTCGCATGGTCGAGCTTGAGGATCTTGGACGCCAAGTGCAGGTCCACGGCCGCAAGGTCAGTGTCCGGGAGATGTGTGAACAGATTGAGTCCCTGACAGTCGATGACCTCCGCCGTGTGGCTCGCAAAGTCTTTGGTGGCCAGGTCGAAAATGAGGGCAAGGGCACTGGTAAGCCTACTGTTGTGCTGCAGGAGGGTGAGTTGGAAGGCTACAAGCCTCGGTCCTTCCCCTGGGAGGAGATCCAAGAGCGCATTGCCCGGTGGAAGCTTGGCCGTCGGTAA
- a CDS encoding Serine palmitoyltransferase 2, putative encodes MPRRFSSNSSNDTSTNPPFFSPSSGKGGISIKAPTVKSNRLSQLFSSSPKSRTETVQGGHSQPSNSSPPISLASLSLPTISLSTATADNPSMDELPTTLFQPPTPEEARRLAKQHAQFGPIGHPSHRYSSRHPGGVFPEPVMDEPPYYYLLTTYISYLILIAFGHVRDFFGKRFREENYRHLKPRNGYAALNNDFDNFYVRRLKLRINDCFERPVTGVPGRTITLIDRGTDDHNQHFFLTGTTTDTLNLSSYNYLGFAQSDGPCADIAEESIRKYGIAAPSTRAESGTQDMHVEVEDLIARFVGKEASMVFSMGFGTNATVFPALVSKGCLLISDELNHASIRFGARLSGASIAMFKHNDMKDLELRLREAISQGQPRTHRPWKKILVVVEGLYSMEGSMCNLPGLVQLKRRYKFNLFVDEAHSVGAIGPKGRGVCDYFGIDTAEVDILMGTLTKSFGANGGYIAADKVMIDQLRAINPGVYYGESPAPAVLSQIASALRIISGELVPGQGEERLQRLAFNSRYLRLGLKRLGFIVYGHDDSPIVPLLLFNPAKMPAFSHEMLRRKISVVVVGYPATPLVSSRARFCVSAAHTKDDLDRVLAACDEIGNILQLKFSTGIAGGALPAAEQQTPPPELEKEWHRKRSEHISPPRWRVEDVIRRGVQDVKNPLY; translated from the coding sequence ATGCCTCGTCGATTTAGCAGCAACTCTTCCAACGACACCTCTACCAACCCGCCGTTCTTTTCACCTTCTTCGGGAAAGGGCGGTATCTCCATCAAGGCCCCCACGGTCAAGTCCAATCGCCTTTCTCAGTTATTCTCGTCTTCGCCAAAGTCAAGGACAGAGACTGTACAGGGTGGGCATTCTCAACCTAGCAATTCTTCTCCGCCGATAAGTTTGGCATCACTGTCCCTACCGACGATCTCTCTATCAACTGCCACCGCGGATAATCCCAGCATGGACGAGCTGCCTACAACACTCTTCCAGCCTCCGACCCCTGAGGAAGCTCGTCGGCTGGCCAAGCAACATGCCCAGTTTGGTCCGATCGGTCATCCCAGCCACCGATACTCCAGTCGACACCCTGGTGGTGTCTTCCCAGAGCCGGTGATGGACGAGCCGCCGTATTATTACCTGCTCACTACCTACATCAGTTACCTAATCTTAATCGCTTTTGGACATGTCCGTGATTTCTTTGGCAAGCGATTCCGCGAGGAGAACTACCGGCATCTCAAGCCTCGCAATGGCTATGCCGCTCTCAACAACGATTTCGACAACTTCTATGTGCGTCGTTTGAAATTGCGCATCAACGACTGCTTTGAGCGCCCCGTGACCGGTGTTCCCGGTCGCACCATCACTCTCATCGACCGAGGCACAGATGACCACAACCAGCACTTCTTCCTGACGGGTACCACTACCGACACCCTGAATCTGAGCTCGTACAACTACCTGGGTTTCGCTCAGTCGGATGGCCCTTGTGCGGATATTGCAGAAGAATCCATCAGGAAGTATGGTATTGCAGCGCCCAGCACCCGAGCCGAGTCCGGCACACAAGACATGCATGTCGAAGTTGAGGATCTGATCGCCAGATTTGTGGGCAAAGAAGCGTCTATGGTCTTCTCCATGGGTTTCGGCACCAACGCAACTGTCTTCCCCGCCTTGGTCTCGAAGGGTTGTCTCCTGATCTCTGATGAACTGAACCACGCCTCGATCCGTTTTGGTGCTCGTCTCTCTGGCGCCTCCATCGCCATGTTCAAGCACAATGACATGaaggacctcgagctcagaCTTCGAGAGGCTATCTCCCAGGGACAACCCCGCACTCACCGTCCCTGGAAGAAGATCCTGGTCGTGGTTGAGGGACTCTACTCCATGGAGGGCTCCATGTGCAACCTTCCTGGTCTTGTGCAATTGAAGCGCCGGTACAAGTTCAACCTGTTCGTCGATGAGGCCCACTCCGTTGGAGCCATTGGCCCCAAGGGACGTGGTGTTTGTGATTACTTTGGGATTGATACTGCTGAGGTAGACATTCTGATGGGCACCCTTACAAAGTCATTCGGTGCCAATGGTGGCTATATTGCGGCGGACAAGGTGATGATCGACCAACTTCGTGCCATCAACCCCGGTGTCTACTACGGAGAGTCTCCTGCGCCTGCCGTGCTTTCCCAGATCGCTTCCGCTCTGCGCATTATTAGCGGTGAACTCGTTCCCGGTCAGGGCGAGGAGCGATTGCAGCGATTGGCTTTTAATTCCCGATACCTCCGTCTCGGATTAAAGCGTCTTGGCTTTATAGTGTATGGCCACGACGATTCGCCAATCGTTCCactccttctcttcaaccCGGCCAAGATGCCTGCATTCTCGCACGAGATGCTCCGGCGAAAGATCTCTGTCGTCGTTGTTGGTTACCCTGCCACTCCACTGGTCTCGTCCCGTGCCCGTTTTTGTGTCTCTGCTGCCCACACCAAGGATGATCTTGACCGTGTGTTGGCCGCTTGTGATGAAATTGGCAACATCCTCCAGTTGAAATTCTCTACTGGCATCGCGGGTGGTGCACTGCCTGCTGCCGAACAGCAAACTCCGCCCCCAGAGCTGGAGAAGGAATGGCATCGCAAGCGTTCGGAACACATTTC
- a CDS encoding Mitochondrial import receptor subunit tom22 has translation MVKLTEVEDEHFTEKPTATKNDALLVSDDEDDYSDTDSEISDDEDVDLEAETLYERVAALKDIIPPSTRRTVSNTVSSITDLTKASFSFTGKALWIISTSAFLLGVPFALAYAEEEQYIQMEREQGMIKGANEMLTPGTEAGKLAQPTL, from the exons ATGGTCAAGCTTACTGAAGTTGAAGACGAGCACTTCACCGAAAAGCCCACTGCCACCAAGAACGACGCTCTCCTGGTCTccgatgacgaggatgactACTCAGACACTG ACTCTGAGATCTCCGACGATGAGGATGTTGACCTCGAGGCCGAGACACTCTACGAGCGTGTCGCCGCTCTGAAAGACATAATTCCCCCCTCCACCCGTCGCACTGTTTCCAACACTGTCTCTTCCATCACAGACCTCACCAAGGCCAGCTTTTCCTTCACCGGCAAGGCCCTCTGGATTATCAGCACCAGTGCTTTCCTTCTCGGTGTTCCCTTCGCCCTGGCCTACGCCGAGGAGGAGCAGTACATCCAGATGGAGCGCGAGCAGGGAATGATCAAGGGAGCTAATGAG ATGCTCACCCCCGGCACCGAAGCTGGAAAGCTCGCTCAACCTACTCTGTAA
- a CDS encoding putative transcription factor IIIc-like protein — protein MPPRKSKKKQTRLAFATSTAAPSADVSLGQNNRYATLTYDNPSLGTYRPLKSVKRQPETSPEQKRPKLPTTTTSSDKPAKDQSDNESLDKPIVSAPQKRKQAPPPDNIKVVINSPPKLNDHKVVKNSRSQKPQRSSQSSKKQTENTDGSDSEELSRPRRTLKRKAVSPPIESSDSDEPVASSVSKRRRSARGGHSSSSPVILSGDDSNEPVAPSTAKRRRLARPAAVSKSDDDSDEPLASSPMKRLRRRQEKEGPQAPHTPRLISKQARLDIAEDLEDLQDSVVKKSRTRGRNVESARDKRMKHLEALRRRRAGVKDEDDGEEGDEGDEGVDEDEDDSDVQEIKRPGSDASPSGRGLWQHHNDDSDIESAIDPNENLDRYEDDFVLDDEVNDLGVPTEEIPFEFTRHAYKQPKEYFRDVIGWMVQNKLNPAFPRSDDMYKMAFMKLEDEVKGRAGSQLISSVWNASFVYALQARPHIEIAAFPTEENHPCDACRRSGHPASSDIKLYGKAYSLQTLEPLEDENDNSNGSDEDSNNNDDGKERDRDGHVIPPENVRYFLGKQCKARAQLAHTLTHWRYHLNEWVIDFLERTGHMDDDEILRRNDMSVKRKTRNANEVLGSMTGTGEVDKLWRDFHINLKSAREKESIHG, from the exons ATGCCACCCCGCAAATCGAAGAAAAAGCAGACGCGACTAGCTTTTGCGACTTCGACCGCTGCACCCTCAGCGGATGTGAGTCTAGGGCAAAACAACCGATATGCAACACTCACATATGACAACCCAAGCCTGGGCACATACCGTCCTCTCAAGTCTGTCAAAAGGCAGCCGGAGACTTCACCCGAGCAGAAACGGCCGAAGCTCCCCACCACGACGACGTCCAGTGATAAACCCGCGA AAGATCAATCGGACAATGAATCCTTAGACAAACCCATCGTCTCCGCCCCCCAGAAGAGAAAGCAAGCCCCGCCACCCGACAACATCAAGGTGGTGATCAACAGCCCACCAAAGCTCAATGACCACAAAGTTGTGAAGAATTCACGCTCGCAGAAACCACAACGATCTTCACAATCATCAAAGAAACAGACTGAGAACACTGACGGTTCTGATTCGGAGGAGCTATCCCGCCCGCGCCGAACACTCAAGCGAAAGGCCGTAAGCCCACCAATTGAGTCAAGCGACTCAGATGAGCCAGTGGCCTCTTCAGTCTCCAAACGGCGCAGGTCTGCTCGAGGTGGCCATTCTTCAAGTTCACCAGTGATACTCAGCGGCGATGATTCCAACGAGCCAGTAGCTCCTTCGACCGCCAAGAGGCGCAGGCTAGCAAGGCCAGCCGCTGTGTCCAAAAGTGATGACGACTCGGACGAGCCATTGGCCTCCTCGCCAATGAAGAGGCTCCGGCGTAGACAGGAGAAAGAAGGCCCCCAAGCTCCCCACACCCCCCGCCTCATTTCGAAACAGGCCAGACTTGATATCGCAGAGGATTTAGAGGACCTTCAAGATTCAG TTGTCAAGAAAAGTCGAACTCGCGGCCGGAATGTCGAATCTGCCCGAGACAAGAGAATGAAGCACCTTGAAGCCCTCCGTCGCAGACGGGCTGGTGTaaaagacgaggatgatggagaagagggagatgAAGGAGATGAAGGCGTGGACGAGGACGAAGACGATTCGGATGTGCAGGAGATTAAACGACCCGGCAGTGATGCCAGTCCCTCTGGTCGTGGACTCTGGCAGCATCACAACGATGACAGCGACATCGAATCAGCCATCGACCCCAACGAGAACCTTGATCGGTACGAAGACGACTTTGTTCTAGATGACGAGGTGAACGATCTCGGCGTGCCCACGGAGGAGATCCCCTTCGAGTTCACCCGACATGCATATAAGCAGCCGAAAGAATACTTCCGCGACGTCATCGGCTGGATGGTGCAAAACAAACTCAACCCGGCCTTCCCTCGCTCTGACGACATGTACAAGATGGCATTTATGAAACTGGAAGATGAAGTCAAGGGTCGGGCTGGTTCACAGCTAATCTCTTCCGTTTGGAACGCCAGTTTTGTCTACGCCCTCCAGGCCCGGCCCCACATTGAAATCGCTGCATTTCCCACAGAGGAAAACCATCCCTGCGATGCTTGCCGGCGTTCTGGACATCCCGCTTCCAGTGATATAAAACTCTATGGGAAGGCGTATTCTCTGCAGACGCTAGAGCCGCTGGAAGATGAGAATGACAACAGCAACGGCAGTGATGAGGATTCCAataacaacgacgatggAAAGGAGCGGGACCGAGATGGCCATGTCATTCCTCCCGAAAATGTCCGGTATTTCCTAGGAAA ACAGTGCAAGGCGAGAGCCCAGCTCGCCCACACCCTCACCCACTGGCGCTACCATCTCAATGAATGGGTGATCGATTTCCTGGAGCGTACTGGCCACATGGATGACGACGAAATTCTCCGACGAAATGACATGAGCGTCAAGCGTAAGACGCGAAATGCGAATGAAGTCCTCGGCAGCATGACTGGAACTGGTGAAGTCGATAAGCTTTGGCGGGACTTCCATATTAATCTCAAGTCTGCTCGCGAGAAAGAG TCCATCCACGGATGA